The following coding sequences lie in one Candidatus Limnocylindrales bacterium genomic window:
- a CDS encoding c-type cytochrome: protein MLSGLIIPVGGKAADLEAGRRKIEVCAPCHGLDGNSIAPEVPSLAGQPQLYLYNQLIQFREGRRRNPLMSPFAANLSDKDIQDIAAYFAAQKPVSTHGGEPDPQKMAAGKQALEKHRCAFCHGPGLAGRDHIPRLTGQPYAYLLKQLRGFKDQTSADIDGSMTEAAQPLSDEEIEALAYYLAHLSPVP from the coding sequence ATGTTATCAGGGTTGATCATTCCGGTTGGGGGTAAAGCAGCAGATTTGGAGGCCGGGAGACGGAAGATTGAAGTTTGTGCACCCTGTCATGGCTTAGACGGCAACTCTATCGCTCCGGAGGTTCCCTCGCTGGCCGGTCAGCCACAACTCTATCTTTACAATCAACTCATCCAGTTCCGGGAGGGACGTCGTAGGAATCCTTTAATGTCACCGTTTGCCGCAAACCTCAGTGATAAAGATATTCAAGACATCGCTGCCTACTTTGCAGCACAAAAACCGGTCTCCACCCACGGTGGAGAACCTGATCCTCAAAAAATGGCGGCAGGCAAACAAGCTTTAGAGAAACATCGCTGTGCATTCTGCCATGGGCCTGGATTAGCAGGGCGGGATCATATTCCACGCCTCACAGGGCAACCTTATGCTTATCTTTTAAAACAACTGCGTGGATTCAAAGATCAAACCAGTGCCGACATTGACGGAAGTATGACAGAGGCCGCACAACCCTTATCTGATGAGGAAATCGAAGCTCTGGCTTATTACCTGGCTCATCTATCCCCGGTTCCTTAA